In a genomic window of Occallatibacter riparius:
- the rpmA gene encoding 50S ribosomal protein L27, with translation MAHKKGGGSSTNGRDSNAQRLGVKAFAGELVTGGSIIIRQRGTKIKPGLNVGIGSDDTLFAKVSGRVVFTDRGNHGRFASIEPVAAE, from the coding sequence ATGGCACATAAAAAAGGTGGGGGCAGCTCCACAAACGGACGCGACTCGAATGCGCAGCGGCTGGGCGTGAAAGCCTTTGCCGGCGAATTGGTCACGGGCGGATCGATCATCATCCGTCAGCGCGGCACCAAGATCAAACCCGGCTTGAACGTCGGCATCGGCTCGGACGACACCCTGTTCGCCAAGGTGAGCGGGCGCGTGGTCTTCACTGACCGCGGCAACCACGGCCGGTTCGCTTCCATCGAGCCCGTCGCGGCTGAGTAA
- the rplU gene encoding 50S ribosomal protein L21, which translates to MYAVLRTGGKQYRVAPGDVVKIETVSPSQDNTIEFSDVLAVSGDNGILKPGSAKVTAEVVGDGRAAKILVFHLKRKKQYKKMQGHRQNFTEVRIKAIEADGVTYTADQK; encoded by the coding sequence ATGTACGCGGTTCTACGCACCGGTGGAAAACAATATCGTGTCGCCCCCGGCGACGTTGTGAAGATCGAGACGGTCTCGCCGTCGCAGGACAACACCATTGAATTCAGCGATGTGCTGGCGGTTTCGGGTGACAACGGCATTCTGAAGCCGGGCTCGGCCAAGGTTACGGCCGAAGTGGTCGGCGATGGCCGCGCCGCTAAGATCCTGGTCTTCCACCTGAAGCGTAAGAAGCAGTACAAGAAGATGCAGGGACACCGCCAGAACTTCACCGAGGTTCGCATCAAGGCCATCGAGGCCGACGGCGTGACCTACACCGCGGACCAGAAGTAG